Proteins from one Triticum aestivum cultivar Chinese Spring chromosome 7A, IWGSC CS RefSeq v2.1, whole genome shotgun sequence genomic window:
- the LOC123151268 gene encoding uncharacterized protein isoform X3 → MRAVFLSLVGVPLSTGPFLSRYCGGGGSDDAGGTTRRRWLPPSCVEYFPFPLSCGSDLEATWALQRSGASSAATTDFSDAPLHNWRSSRRQMRIEILPRNLRAEDVCKGLGRRGNAAQARKWQFGFVVTTGLELDLFQLQPGRVL, encoded by the exons ATGCGAGCAGTTTTCTTATCACTCGTCGGCGTTCCTCTCTCCACCGGACCCTTCCTATCTCGCTATTGCGGAggcggcggcagcgacgacgccggAGGGACGACCAGGAGGCGATGGCTACCTCCCTCGTGTGTGGAGTATTTCCCTTTCCCTCTCTCATGCGGCAGCGATTTGGAGGCGACGTGGGCGCTGCAAAGGTCCGGCGCAAGCTCGGCTGCGACAACGGACTTCTCCGATGCCCCTCTCCACAATTGGCGGTCCTCTCGCCG GCAAATGAGGATTGAAATTCTGCCAAGAAATCTCAGAGCAGAAGATGTTTGCAAGGGACTTGGGAGACGAGGCAATGCTGCGCAGGCGAGAAAATGGCAA TTTGGATTCGTGGTTACCACCGGTCTCGAGTTAGATTTATTTCAATTGCAACCAG GCAGAGTGTTGTGA
- the LOC123151268 gene encoding uncharacterized protein isoform X2, protein MRAVFLSLVGVPLSTGPFLSRYCGGGGSDDAGGTTRRRWLPPSCVEYFPFPLSCGSDLEATWALQRSGASSAATTDFSDAPLHNWRSSRRQMRIEILPRNLRAEDVCKGLGRRGNAAQARKWQFGEIRGYHQSRVRFISIATRQSVVNLNLGVHDLTSF, encoded by the exons ATGCGAGCAGTTTTCTTATCACTCGTCGGCGTTCCTCTCTCCACCGGACCCTTCCTATCTCGCTATTGCGGAggcggcggcagcgacgacgccggAGGGACGACCAGGAGGCGATGGCTACCTCCCTCGTGTGTGGAGTATTTCCCTTTCCCTCTCTCATGCGGCAGCGATTTGGAGGCGACGTGGGCGCTGCAAAGGTCCGGCGCAAGCTCGGCTGCGACAACGGACTTCTCCGATGCCCCTCTCCACAATTGGCGGTCCTCTCGCCG GCAAATGAGGATTGAAATTCTGCCAAGAAATCTCAGAGCAGAAGATGTTTGCAAGGGACTTGGGAGACGAGGCAATGCTGCGCAGGCGAGAAAATGGCAA TTTGGAGAAATTCGTGGTTACCACCAGTCTCGAGTTAGATTTATTTCAATTGCAACCAG GCAGAGTGTTGTGAATTTGAATTTGGGTGTGCATGATCTTACTAGCTTCTAA
- the LOC123151268 gene encoding uncharacterized protein isoform X1, which translates to METVGWSYELAHSIILKNMRAFFLSLTGVPLSTGPFLSRHCGGGSSDDAGGTTKRRWLPLSCVEYFPFPLSRGSASSAATTDFSDAPLHNWRSSRRQMRIEILPRNLRAEDVCKGLGRRGNAAQARKWQFGEIRGYHQSRVRFISIATRQSVVNLNLGVHDLTSF; encoded by the exons ATGGAAACTGTTGGATGGTCCTATGAGCTAGCCCACTCCATCATACTAAAAAACATGCGAGCATTTTTCTTATCACTCACCGGCGTTCCTCTCTCCACCGGACCCTTCCTATCTCGCCATTGCGGAGGCGGCAGCAGCGACGACGCCGGAGGGACGACCAAGAGGCGATGGCTACCTCTCTCGTGTGTGGAGTATTTCCCTTTCCCTCTCTCACGCGGCA GCGCAAGCTCGGCTGCGACAACGGACTTCTCCGACGCCCCTCTCCACAATTGGCGGTCCTCCCGCCG GCAAATGAGGATTGAAATTCTGCCAAGAAATCTTAGAGCAGAAGATGTTTGCAAGGGACTTGGAAGACGAGGGAATGCTGCGCAGGCGAGAAAATGGCAA TTTGGAGAAATTCGTGGTTACCACCAGTCTCGAGTTAGATTTATTTCAATTGCAACCAG GCAGAGTGTTGTGAATTTGAATTTGGGTGTGCATGATCTTACTAGCTTCTAA